From Patagioenas fasciata isolate bPatFas1 chromosome 23, bPatFas1.hap1, whole genome shotgun sequence:
AACATTCTTGAAGACCAAAGCTAAGTTAGCTTTATGCCCAGGAGCTGCTTGTGAGGAACGTAAATCACTGAAGGAGGGGTCACTTGTTAACTAATTAACTAAATGGAAAAACCATTTAACTTTAAACCTGATTTGCATTCAGCAATTGTGATTTCATGCTGTGTATGTTCTGGAGAATGCTTAATGCTACAGTGTTCGGAGTTCTTAATTGGATGTATTACTTACTTCAGGAGCCTCGCAGCTGCCTTTCAGCCCAATTTAGTAGCTTGTTTCTGTCAGAGAATAAAGCAATCTGActataaataaatgaacaaacctCAAGAAGCGAGAGCACTTCTGGAGTTATTATCAAGGAAATGATGCTGTCAAACTCGAGTCCAGTGCACAGTCCAAAGCCATGTAATTATTGCAGACCTTGACATGGCAGAACTATTTCATGTCTGACCGTCAATAAACCAGATAGTGTGTTCTGGGCCTTTAATCTGTTCGAAACCCTCCCATTAATCCCTATCCAAAGGAAGGAATGTCTTCTATTTTCGTGCTTCTCACTCGTTCCTCTTCCTTCCCGCTCCCCTTAGCAGCCTTAATTGTGGTTGTAGATTGTCCTCAGTGGGATAACAAACTTTCTAAACAAGCCTGGAGAGAATCCTGCAGAGTATGAACCAAGATAAAAGATGTAATGCACTATAGCTGGACAGAGGACACGGAGTTCCGAAGCGTCTCCAAGTGGCAAAGAAATACTCTTTCAGAATCAGCCCTCCTGACCCCTGTTCCCAAAGGGCTCCTGAAGAAATGGGTTTGCTGGAGCTGGAATGTTTGTCCAGGGTCGCTCAGTCTCCTCAAGATGGCTGGGAGTCTGTAACCCATATGTTAGGTCTGGCCACAATTCCCGCTTGGCTTCACGGCACAGAAAGTGAGGTATTCCAGCTGGGACTTCCAACCCAATTCAGACACACTTTGTCCAGCACCACCACCAATAGAGTACACATTTTCTCCAAGTTATTCTTCTATGGAGAGGAAGTTAACAGTTCTGGAGGTGCAGATGTAATAGCCATGGAGATATGTATAGATATACATAACATAAATGATTTCTTCTTCCTAGGAGCTCCAGCAGCTTAGCAAGGAATACAGCAACATCAAGCTCCTCCAACTGGGTGAGTAAAGGGCTTACACAGAAGTTATGTTTGACCAAGGTAAGAAAACGATCACTCTCATCTTAAAATAACACTGGGAGAACATAATCTGTGTAAAGACTTTAGTGTGTTGTCATCTCTGTGtgctgccccagtgtccccactcagCACGTGTTGTGTAGGGACAGATGGCATTTGAACCACACCGTTCACTGTGGCTGTTCTTGGCTCCTCCGTGCAGATGTGGTCTGTGAAAACAGCATCAAGAAAGTGGTCAAGGAAGTGGAGGAAATTGTGGGAGACAAAGGTCTGAACTGCCTGATCAACAACGCTGGCATCAACGTCCTGGCGTCCTTGGAAGAAGTCACGGCGGAGACGATGCTCACCATTTATGAAACCAACACAGTTGCCCAGCTGATGGTCACCAAGGTAAGAACTGGGAGGAATGCGCTTAACCTATGGGACTATAGGAGACTTTTCCACCAGTGAGCTGGGCATGGAACCCAAGCGCTTGTCACCTTGGAACCACACAGATACAGGTCTGGTATCAAAGCTCTTCATAGCACAGAACCTGAGAGTCTGGCTTGCTTGAACGGGCCAACAGCCAGCTGGCCAAATTAAAACTAACCTTTGTTTTCGCAGGCGTTTCTACCCCTCCTGAGGAAGGCGGCCCAGCTGGGCACAGGAATGGGCTGCCACAGAGCTGCCATCATCAACATGTCCTCTCTTGCTGCCTCCATGCAGCTCGTCCAGGCAAACGAGATGTTCCTCAAGGTCTATCCCTACCGGATAGCCAAGGTTTGTAGGCTTCCCCGGGCTGTGCTCGCTGGGTGAGGGCAGAACGGGGACTTAGAGACCGATGTGAGCTGAAGATGATGCTCTGAGGTGTGCAGCACCTCCTGGGCCGCACCGACACAGGAACCGTTGTTGTTCTTCACGTGGGTGGAAATGGGACCTGTGAAAACTGTACATCTGGAGCATCTTAAGAACAAATGCTCCATTGCTTCTTTGATATAGATCCGTTTTGGAGGGATTTGGCATCAAGGCAAGACCTGATGCCACCCAGTTTGTGTGCTATTAGCTGTGTTCTGCTCCAGTCTGAGCAAGACAGCAGGCATGGAACACAATCAGAGGTGTGCTGACCTCTACGTGGCAATGCCAGTTAGTGAGAGGTGGTTTTAGTTTCGTTACATCCAGAGAATGAGTTTGTACAAATAGTCAAGATTAGAGATACAGTTTCTCCTACACCGCCTACTCATAAGCTGTTAATGTGCTTGTTTTCCCTGTTCAGAAGTAAAAAACTAGACGTTTGTGTAGTGATCATCGCAGAAAAACAGAGTCTTTATGTCAATatccttccccccaccttttcttgggagtttcaaatgCTACTTTACCTTCCATCATAACTTAGTTTCATCTTTGGGCAGCGAGCTTACGACAATAGAGCTTTCGCAATGCTTCTCTGAACAGATATCTCTGAGGATGAAGCCCCCTTAAGTTTGGATGAGTTACTGTGATGCTTTTGCTGCCCCTTCACGTGTCAGGAGACAGCACGGTGGAAAGGAGGTGCCGATCAGCTTAATGCCTTGCTCAAAGTTTGTAGACCCAGCACACTAACAGATGGTTTCCGCTCTTGCAGACCGCGCTGAACATGATCACCCGGTGTCTTGCTGCAGACTTGAAATCGGATGGAATTCTCTGTATTTCTTTGCATCCAGGGTGGCTTCAGACAGACATGGGCGGAAACATGGTGAGCGACATCTCTCTGAAAACACAGAATTATGTCTCCCTTGTTGTCCCAACCCTTGAGCAAGAACCCGCTGCACAGAACACGCTTCCACGTGCTGCAGAGGCACGAAAATGCATCCCACCTGATCCTAATTGCTCCTTAAAT
This genomic window contains:
- the LOC136111198 gene encoding C-signal-like, which translates into the protein MAQPRCRSVLITGCSRGIGLGLVRGLAAASASPDFVFATCRYPEKAQELQQLSKEYSNIKLLQLDVVCENSIKKVVKEVEEIVGDKGLNCLINNAGINVLASLEEVTAETMLTIYETNTVAQLMVTKAFLPLLRKAAQLGTGMGCHRAAIINMSSLAASMQLVQANEMFLKVYPYRIAKTALNMITRCLAADLKSDGILCISLHPGWLQTDMGGNMAPMQVQEAIPGILSVLDRLGEKENGSFLDWQGETLPW